The Candidatus Cloacimonadota bacterium genomic sequence AATAATTTATTCGAATAAGACAGAAAAGATCTTATTCAAATTTTGTTACTAAACTTTTCCGGACATTACATCCTTTTCATTGCACTTGCACAAACTTACGAATTCATATCCTGGAGTCCAGGTATCTGCTTTAGATTTATTAGCACGGATCAATTTAACTTTTTTGATCTCCTGATCGCATTTCGGGCAGATAACCTTTCCTTCTGTACTAATTTCGTGAGCAAGCTTTGCTGCGAATGTTCTGGCTTTTGGCATCTTAATCTCCTATATTCTTAATTCTTAAACTTTTAATTCAAGAACCTTGTAAATCTACACTCTCTCTATATATTCACCGGTTCTTGTGTCAATTTTTATTTTATCTCCAACCTCGATAAAGAAAGGAACCGTTATATCAAGTCCACGATCTGTTACAGCTTTCTTACCGCTTACAGAAGCAGAATTTCCCTTCACGTTCGGTTCACATTCAGCAATTTCCTGTTCCACAGTTGTAGGAAGTTCGATTCCCAGAATATTACGTTCGGGGTCCATTTTCATGGCAACTTCCATATTTTCCACCAGCATTTTGTCATAATCGCCAATAGCTTCGGGAGAAACCTGCATTTGTTCGTAAGTGGAGGAATC encodes the following:
- the efp gene encoding elongation factor P; translated protein: MASTSDIRNGMIIKFKNDLYEIVEFLHVKPGKGAAFVRTKLKNVQTGKVIDNTFRTSEKLEEVRVEKHKKEYLYFDGSFYVFMDSSTYEQMQVSPEAIGDYDKMLVENMEVAMKMDPERNILGIELPTTVEQEIAECEPNVKGNSASVSGKKAVTDRGLDITVPFFIEVGDKIKIDTRTGEYIERV